From the Phoenix dactylifera cultivar Barhee BC4 chromosome 10, palm_55x_up_171113_PBpolish2nd_filt_p, whole genome shotgun sequence genome, one window contains:
- the LOC103713913 gene encoding protein WHAT'S THIS FACTOR 1, chloroplastic, which translates to MATAVSLPSTKQTPFTIASSTPQQQFAIIKTSFLPPTLPSSTSTSLRSTVINVPPIITTRRTKPPFFFFFFFFFPMSSTTKIPRCRPLDRHAAKHSKLRFARKLKTLLLSKPRQFLPLRVLSRCRPYLGLPPSRSLRSMILRYPALFRLFYAPSRSSPTSDSLLSVTLTPAAAALAADESLLRARIAASLASKLQRLLMLSPRRRLLLSKLVHLASDLGLPPDFRSRLCNRHPDRFRTVDTSYGRALELVSWDPSLATPLPPIQNPASDRIIDRTPRFKQLHLRRGLNVKRRHRDYLIRFQELPEVSPYAAASAADEEEGLRQRRTAEEEEKRTCAVVREVLGMTVEKRTLVDHLTHFRKDFGLPNRLRAMLVRHPELFYVSLKGVRDSVFLVEAYDHKGKLLVEDELLAEKERLLELVREGKRMRRERRRDVSYGDDSDDGDEEEEEEEEDGEEEEDDGFEDLFESGIGDDWEEFGDGIDEDIGDTEVERFWVKKAAVSADAEKVGIVEAW; encoded by the coding sequence ATGGCCACGGCGGTCTCCCTTCCGTCCACAAAACAAACCCCATTCACCATCGCCTCTTCAACTCCTCAACAACAATTCGCCATAATCAAGACCTCCTTCCTCCCCCCCACCCTTCCTTCCTCCACTTCCACCTCGTTGAGAAGCACCGTCATCAACGTCCCGCCCATCATCACCACTAGAAGAACAaaaccccccttcttcttcttcttcttcttcttcttccccatgTCCTCCACCACCAAGATCCCTCGGTGCCGGCCCCTCGACCGCCACGCTGCGAAGCACAGCAAGCTCCGCTTCGCCCGCAAGCTCAagaccctcctcctctccaagcccCGGCAGTTCCTCCCCCTCCGCGTCCTCTCCCGCTGCCGCCCCTACCTCGGCCTCCCCCCCTCCCGCTCCCTCCGCTCCATGATCCTCCGCTACCCCGCCCTATTCCGCCTCTTCTACGCCCCCTCCCGCTCCTCCCCCACCTCCGATTCCCTCCTCTCCGTCACCCTcacccccgccgccgccgccctcgcCGCCGACGAGTCCCTCCTCCGCGCCCGTATCGCCGCCTCCCTCGCCTCCAAGCTCCAGCGCCTCCTCATGCTCTCCCCCCGCCGGCGCCTGCTCCTCTCCAAGCTCGTCCACCTCGCCTCCGACCTCGGCCTCCCTCCCGACTTCCGCTCCCGCCTCTGCAACCGCCACCCCGACCGCTTCCGCACCGTCGACACCTCCTATGGCCGCGCCCTCGAGCTCGTCTCCTGGGACCCCTCCCTCGCCACTCCCCTCCCTCCCATCCAAAACCCGGCCTCCGACCGAATCATCGACCGCACCCCCAGGTTCAAGCAGCTCCACCTCCGCCGGGGGCTCAACGTCAAGCGCCGCCACCGCGACTACCTCATCCGCTTCCAGGAGCTACCGGAGGTCTCCCCCtacgccgccgcctccgccgccgaCGAGGAGGAGGGGTTGCGGCAGCGGCGgacggctgaggaggaggagaagaggacgtGCGCGGTGGTGCGGGAGGTGCTGGGGATGACGGTGGAGAAGCGGACGCTGGTGGACCACCTCACGCACTTCCGCAAGGATTTCGGGCTGCCCAACCGATTGCGGGCGATGCTGGTGCGCCACCCGGAGCTGTTCTACGTGAGCTTGAAGGGGGTGCGGGACTCGGTGTTCCTCGTGGAGGCCTACGACCACAAGGGGAAGCTCCTGGTGGAGGACGAGCTGCTCGCAGAGAAGGAGCGTCTTTTGGAGCTGGTTCGGGAGGGGAAGAGGATGCGGAGAGAGAGACGGAGAGACGTCAGCTACGGCGACGACAGTGACGACGgcgatgaggaggaggaggaggaggaggaggacggtgaggaggaagaggatgatggATTCGAGGACTTGTTCGAGTCTGGCATTGGGGATGACTGGGAGGAGTTTGGGGATGGAATTGATGAGGATATTGGCGATACGGAGGTTGAGCGGTTTTGGGTAAAGAAGGCGGCTGTTTCTGCTGATGCCGAGAAGGTTGGCATTGTGGAAGCTTGGTGA